The following proteins are co-located in the Solanum pennellii chromosome 8, SPENNV200 genome:
- the LOC107027940 gene encoding non-specific lipid-transfer protein 1-like has protein sequence MYIHKQKSQVPLPPMSIKQLFPLLLLICVAVAATAADAAVTCNTVYTDLEPCLGFVLNGGPTVPSACCGGLKSLLVAAGTTADRQSACKCIKSLASSANGVQIGRATQLPGICKVNVPYQISPNVDCSKIT, from the coding sequence ATGTACATTCATAAACAAAAATCACAAGTACCATTACCACCAATGTCAATCAAGCAACTATTTCCTTTGCTTCTTCTCATCTGCGTGGCGGTGGCTGCCACGGCCGCGGATGCAGCTGTCACGTGCAACACGGTGTATACTGACCTCGAACCATGTCTTGGTTTTGTGTTAAACGGTGGACCTACCGTGCCTTCAGCATGTTGTGGTGGGCTTAAATCTCTACTCGTTGCTGCGGGTACTACAGCTGACCGTCAAAGCGCTTGCAAATGCATAAAGAGCCTTGCTTCAAGTGCTAATGGAGTTCAAATTGGCCGTGCTACTCAACTCCCTGGAATATGTAAGGTTAATGTTCCTTACCAGATTAGTCCAAATGTTGATTGCTCAAAGATCACATAA
- the LOC107028160 gene encoding non-specific lipid-transfer protein 1-like: MAISPIMLNKQLFPMLLICIAVVMATITATTSQDATLTCNTVFTTLEPCLSYVLGGGLSVPSECCNGIKSMLNGAYTIADRQSACKCIKSVVSSAAPGPVSRAAKVPGICKANVPFKISPHVDCFKTK; the protein is encoded by the coding sequence ATGGCCATTTCCCCAATAATGCTAAACAAGCAACTATTTCCTATGCTTCTCATTTGCATCGCGGTGGTCATGGCTACAATTACAGCCACGACTTCTCAGGATGCAACTCTTACGTGCAACACGGTGTTTACAACCCTCGAACCATGTCTTAGTTACGTGTTAGGTGGTGGATTAAGTGTGCCATCAGAGTGTTGTAATGGGATTAAATCTATGCTCAATGGTGCGTATACAATAGCTGACCGCCAGAGCGCTTGCAAATGCATAAAGAGCGTTGTTTCTAGCGCTGCCCCAGGTCCAGTCAGCCGTGCTGCTAAAGTCCCTGGAATATGTAAGGCCAATGTTCCTTTCAAGATTAGTCCACATGTTGACTGTTTTAAGACCAAATAa
- the LOC107028306 gene encoding uncharacterized protein LOC107028306 translates to MGAKLTVIENRCNHDIEIRVWVSPERPDKFQSIIRIEGEGGWKEVNSKNFIHADATILDDNDDDDDIEFVSSTLLMIYIDGVYTGYYFLPIHLVKYAKVICDINEDGLFVVQGIKPTFNFCRFKGCAYFPYLRGKKKEMI, encoded by the exons ATGGGAGCTAAACTCACAGTTATAGAAAACAGGTGCAACCATGATATTGAAATCAGAGTTTGGGTTTCTCCGGAACGACCCGACAAATTTCAAAGCATAATTAGAATTGAAGGTGAAGGTGGATGGAAGGAAGTGAATTCCAAAAATTTCATCCATGCAGACGCTACAATtcttgatgataatgatgatgatgatgatatcgAATTTGTATCGTCTACCTTGCTAATGATTTATATCGATGGTGTTTATACAGGATATTACTTTCTTCCAATTCACTTAGTGAAATACGCGAAAGTCATCTGCGACATTAATGAAGATGGTCTTTTTGTTGTTCAAGGAATCAAACCAACATTCAATTTCTGCAGATTCAA gGGTTGTGCCTATTTTCCTTATCTTAGAGGGAAAAAAAAGGAGATGATTTGA